The Bacteroides acidifaciens genome includes a region encoding these proteins:
- a CDS encoding ABC transporter permease, giving the protein MNYLSQVIRSQRVKKSLTLINITGLSVCIATALLIILYVWTELSYDSFHDSERVYRVESRLYEGETLTDNWATTAYGHAPAMAREIAGIEKYVRVTAQDREQVVNYFERRFAEEHYCYTEPAFFEIFNFPVIKGDKTGQLVRPNTVVLTESAANRYFDEEDPIGKVLTFSTSSSQQNFEVTGVIADMPVRSHLQYDFLLSYSTIPKERQDIWYIHGVYTYVRLMSGKYPAEIEEAFLNISDKYKTDALKHKTWAVELIPLKDIHLTPQKAYEKEVKGSRTAVLILLVMSVALLLIGWANALNLTVARFLERGREFGLRKVFGASRRQIIIQGLLESGFMNLLAALIALGWLELLLPLVYRWAGQNFASDILISPAFWGIVAGVVVVGTFVVGLYPSWLMVTIRPSEIMRGKLLHGKRGNRIRKVLIVVQFMASFVLITGTFTVVRQVCYMQSEDSADSHSRMLVIKYPSFTEGLALRLESFTKRLKQRADVSHVAVSGAVPGVEVANYFTNRPYGSDPSQVKLIQMFAVDYDYLSAYMPAMICGRYFSEDFGGDLNRIVLNEEAVRLLGYESPEAALGQQVKMEVVGDPLEIIGVVRNYHQQSLSVAYKPIIFFLKERVPFIATPYISIRLTGDGGDSTLAEIEQMYREYFPTSLFSYFFLSDLNTFLYKSDRNFGWIFASASLLAVFVACLGLWIVTLFSTLSRLKEVGIRKVLGANKTCLFFILTKELVLLTVLASVIGIPVSAVLMNGWLETYAFHISLPWWIYPAAFVLLMLIAFLTVFQQVWRIICLKPMRILKYE; this is encoded by the coding sequence ATAAATTATCTCTCACAAGTAATACGTAGTCAGCGGGTTAAGAAATCTCTGACACTGATAAATATAACAGGATTGTCTGTCTGTATTGCAACAGCACTGCTCATCATACTTTATGTATGGACGGAGTTGAGCTACGATTCCTTCCATGATTCCGAACGTGTATATCGTGTAGAAAGCCGGTTGTATGAAGGTGAGACACTGACAGACAACTGGGCGACTACGGCTTACGGTCATGCACCTGCAATGGCTCGTGAAATTGCCGGCATTGAGAAGTATGTCCGTGTGACGGCGCAAGACCGCGAACAAGTGGTGAATTATTTCGAAAGGAGATTTGCCGAAGAGCATTATTGCTACACCGAACCTGCTTTTTTTGAGATATTCAATTTCCCGGTAATTAAAGGGGATAAGACCGGGCAACTGGTACGTCCTAATACGGTGGTGCTGACCGAGAGTGCGGCAAACCGTTATTTTGATGAAGAAGACCCGATAGGCAAGGTGTTGACTTTCAGTACGTCTTCATCGCAGCAGAACTTTGAAGTAACTGGTGTGATAGCAGATATGCCCGTCCGTTCCCATCTGCAATATGATTTTTTACTTTCATATAGTACGATTCCCAAAGAACGGCAGGATATTTGGTACATTCATGGAGTTTACACCTATGTCCGTCTGATGTCCGGAAAGTATCCGGCGGAGATTGAAGAGGCTTTTCTCAATATATCTGATAAGTATAAGACCGATGCACTGAAACATAAGACTTGGGCGGTGGAGCTGATACCGCTGAAAGACATTCACCTCACTCCACAGAAAGCCTACGAGAAAGAAGTAAAAGGGAGCCGGACTGCGGTTCTTATACTATTGGTGATGTCCGTTGCCCTGCTACTGATAGGTTGGGCAAATGCCTTGAATCTGACTGTGGCGCGTTTCTTGGAACGCGGACGTGAGTTCGGGTTGCGTAAAGTTTTTGGTGCTTCGCGCCGTCAGATTATAATTCAGGGACTTCTTGAATCCGGTTTTATGAATCTGTTGGCTGCGTTGATAGCCCTTGGTTGGCTGGAACTCCTTTTACCTCTTGTATATCGCTGGGCAGGGCAGAACTTCGCGTCGGATATACTGATTTCACCAGCTTTTTGGGGAATTGTAGCCGGAGTGGTTGTTGTCGGCACATTTGTCGTGGGGCTTTATCCTTCTTGGCTGATGGTTACTATACGTCCGTCGGAGATTATGAGGGGAAAATTGTTACACGGCAAACGCGGCAACCGGATAAGGAAAGTGCTGATTGTGGTTCAGTTTATGGCTTCTTTTGTCCTAATTACCGGCACGTTTACGGTGGTTAGGCAGGTGTGCTATATGCAGAGTGAAGATTCCGCCGATTCTCATTCACGTATGTTGGTCATTAAGTACCCTTCATTCACCGAGGGGTTGGCGTTGCGTCTGGAAAGTTTCACCAAGCGTCTGAAACAGCGGGCAGACGTAAGCCACGTAGCCGTTTCGGGAGCGGTTCCCGGGGTGGAGGTAGCCAATTATTTCACCAATCGTCCTTACGGAAGCGACCCTTCACAAGTGAAACTGATACAGATGTTTGCCGTAGATTATGATTATCTATCTGCCTACATGCCCGCTATGATTTGCGGGCGGTATTTCTCTGAGGATTTCGGCGGCGACCTCAACCGGATAGTACTTAACGAGGAAGCGGTCAGGTTGTTAGGCTACGAGTCGCCCGAAGCTGCATTGGGGCAGCAGGTTAAAATGGAGGTGGTGGGCGACCCGCTCGAAATAATCGGGGTGGTGAGAAACTATCACCAGCAGTCGCTTTCTGTAGCTTACAAACCTATTATATTCTTTTTGAAAGAGCGGGTACCGTTTATTGCGACACCTTATATTTCAATCCGCCTGACAGGTGACGGAGGAGATAGCACTTTGGCGGAAATCGAGCAGATGTATCGTGAATACTTTCCGACTTCTTTGTTCTCTTATTTCTTTTTGAGTGACTTGAATACTTTCTTATATAAATCAGACCGTAATTTTGGTTGGATATTTGCCAGTGCTTCTTTGCTTGCGGTGTTTGTGGCATGTCTTGGATTATGGATTGTGACACTGTTTTCAACCTTATCGCGCTTGAAAGAAGTAGGTATCCGCAAAGTGCTCGGTGCAAATAAAACCTGTCTGTTCTTTATCTTGACTAAGGAATTGGTGTTGCTTACGGTGTTGGCATCTGTCATCGGCATACCCGTGTCGGCTGTGTTGATGAACGGATGGTTGGAAACGTATGCTTTCCACATTTCGTTGCCTTGGTGGATATATCCGGCTGCTTTCGTGTTGCTGATGCTGATTGCGTTCCTTACCGTTTTTCAACAAGTATGGCGCATTATCTGTCTGAAGCCGATGCGTATTTTGAAATATGAATAA
- a CDS encoding ABC transporter ATP-binding protein, giving the protein MIKTEKLTKLFATEEVQTKALNEVTLQVEQGEFVAIMGPSGCGKSTLLNILGTLDSPTSGSYLFEGKQVDKMNENQLTALRKGNLGFIFQSFNLIDELTVYENVELPLVYIGVKADKRKEKVNKVLEKVNLLHRANHYPQQLSGGQQQRVAIARAVVTDCKLLLADEPTGNLDSVNGVEVMELLSELNGQGTTVIIVTHSQRDAMYAHRVIQLLDGQIVAENINRPLEKNTSSKKETV; this is encoded by the coding sequence ATGATTAAGACTGAAAAACTGACAAAACTCTTCGCAACCGAAGAAGTGCAGACTAAAGCATTGAACGAGGTCACTTTGCAAGTGGAACAAGGGGAATTTGTTGCTATAATGGGTCCCTCGGGATGTGGCAAGTCAACACTGCTGAATATATTGGGTACGCTCGATTCTCCCACTTCCGGCTCTTATTTATTTGAAGGGAAACAGGTGGATAAAATGAACGAAAATCAACTGACTGCTCTTAGAAAAGGCAATCTCGGCTTTATCTTCCAGAGTTTCAACCTGATTGATGAACTGACCGTATATGAGAATGTGGAATTGCCCCTTGTTTATATAGGTGTCAAAGCCGACAAGCGCAAAGAAAAAGTAAATAAGGTACTCGAAAAAGTGAATCTGCTGCATCGTGCCAACCATTATCCCCAGCAACTGTCCGGCGGACAGCAACAGCGTGTAGCTATTGCCCGCGCTGTAGTGACTGACTGCAAATTGCTTCTTGCCGACGAACCTACGGGAAATCTGGACTCGGTGAACGGTGTGGAAGTAATGGAACTGCTGAGCGAACTGAACGGTCAGGGAACTACTGTTATCATCGTTACCCATTCCCAACGGGATGCTATGTACGCACATCGTGTCATTCAATTGCTGGACGGACAGATTGTAGCCGAAAACATCAACCGCCCGCTGGAAAAGAACACGTCATCTAAAAAAGAAACCGTATGA